The Misgurnus anguillicaudatus chromosome 12, ASM2758022v2, whole genome shotgun sequence region TCAGCACACTGCAGTAAAAACGTTAGGACATAAATTCGTAgcaattttacagtttttgtttcattgtGTGAGCATCAACTCAAGACAtgttattctttaaaaaaaagataataaaACAGTCACTACAAACGGCTGATTGACAGTTttactgtagctcagttggCAGACAAAATGTTGTGGGTTTGAGTCTCAGGAAATGCACTAACACGTTTACTTGATAAATAAAATGAGAGCGCTCTTTAaaggcacctatttcattgctaaaaaacaatgttattttgtgtattttgtgtaatacaatgtgtttgcgtggtttatggttcaaaacacacattattttccacataccatacatttttgtagctccagatatccctgcCTACCTCAAACGCTCTGATTTTGTAAAGCTCACTGATCTAAAAAGCgctgtgtctctgattggccagctaatctgtacattgtgattggcctgaatacctctgacgtcagctggaaatgtgacgctccttaccatgtttgaaagattcactcacaatgcaatgctgacaggagttaacttacaggctgtattTCAGAAGCGGGAGGAACCGTCGTGTCCATGTCAATAGGAATAGAAAGTAAACTTTTTtatctgtgtgttttttgtagtccaagaaaagagatttacgttggaaacgataactcgcgtcattgtttactttggggtttgtaccttttgcatatcgttaacatgttcgaacacacacttacacaccaaaggaaatgtaaaatcatgaatcgtaCCATAGgttccctttaaaaaaagcGCCAATGGAAGTGAACATTTCTTATGGCCCATTTACTGACAAGGCGCACATTAAAAACAGGTGCAAAAtctcatttttataataaacaacACAGTTTAAAACTTGCTTTTTTGGGGTGTTAAATAATGGCACAAATACCACACATAAATAAACTGATGAGCGCAaaacttacactgtaaaacatttgcagcatttttgacaaatcatcacatattttatgaaattaaacaatttcaacttgaatttattAGTTATGTCAACTTCTTTTAACCAAAACTTGAAATAGTAGGTTGaactgacttgcaaaaccaagttgtctTTTACTTCACCctggtttattttttacagtcacgttttaattcatttaaatactttGCGCCTGAAAGAGAAACTcctacaaatgcatatgcaaaaGGTCAGTCGCATAAACAATGCCATGCCTTTTCAGCGCAAATTTttcgtctttagtaaatcctggcagtagtttttttaacagaaaaaagttttgcactggcgcaagctgttagtaaatctgccgtaagtgttgttttttgtaagaAATATCAAACATAAGTAAGGTTAGTTTctcataaaataagaaaaaatatcataatttaaaaaaaataaattttattaagtttaatttatattaagtatattattttttttacctcactggcagatattttgtcacatttttttaaagtaattttgCCTCTCAAGTAattttctttcatatttgtaCTTAGGGCTGGGCAATTTGTCCCCCTAAAAAAATCtgagatttttttataaaaaaactcgATTTATGATTCGATTAGATTTTTCCCCCACCCCCATTTAAACCAAAATAATTGCAAActgtacatacattttaaaatatatatttataatatttaattaaaatgcatcAACATAAAATTCCGTAAATCCAAACCAACTCCACACGAATTCGAAGAGCATTTTTTTGGAAGGAGCTGCTCTCTTTCGCCGGCTGTTTTTGCCATGTTGATTGTGTATGTATGCGCTGCCTTCGGGAGAGGGGAGGGGCAGAGGGCTGCGCCCCAAGGAGTGTGCTACGGAAACCCTGAAGGAAGATTTGGCGAATGCAAAATGTATGTACTGCGCTATACTGTAGAGggggagaaaaaaatctaaaaaatcgatttttttttaaatatgaatcgATTTGACCTACCAACtcgattttaaaataaaatagattttttccCAGCCCTATTTGTACTAGAAAACAGtacttttaacttttttttgcagtgtccCCTGTAATGAACTGTacgtcgctttggataaaagcatctgcaaaacgcataaatgtaaatgtgaaaaCGGCTCACAGACAATTGTATAAAGCATACCTGTTTCTTCATCAATGGCGAAGAGTCCTAGGCCACTTCCATCTTTGAGAGAGTATCTGATCACTCCGTCTCTGCCTTTGTCATCATCTTTAGCGGTCACCTGGAGTACACTCGTTGCATGGCGAGAGTTTTCCTTGACTGCGCCCTTCACTGCAAATTCTGTGAAGTATGGCTCATTGAGATTTTCATTAACGTCAATAACTTCCACTTCGAGGTAGGATTCGGAGCAAAGCTTTACCGGAAAACCCAGATCTTCTGCAAGCACAGAGAGATTGTAAAACGGTTGCTTCTCAAAGTCTAGGTCTTTAGCCAACTTAATGGCCCCACTTTCTGCATGAACCTTAAATGTCCCATTAAAATCATTGGGAAGGGAGTATCTCACCCATCCCCCAGATCCGACATCAGGATCTTGTGTTTCCACCCATGCTATAACAGTGCCTACAGGAAGGTCCTCCAACACACGACAACTGTAAGTCCTTGGAATAAACACAGGGGCGCAGTCATTTACATCTTTTAAGTAAATTCTTAGTGTATTCTCAGTGACCATTTGATTTCCGAGTGGCGCATTATCTCTTGCTTCAATTTTAAGAGTGAAATCTGACACGGACTCTCTGTCCAATTGGCCAGCCACATAAACAGAGCCGGTTTCACTGTTAATAGCAAACTGAGGGGTATTTGTTAACAAGCTATATGATATTTCACCATTCTGACCAATATCATCATCCGTGGCCgtgacccgaatcacttcagTGCCAATTGCCGCGTTCTCCGATACAACAGCAGTGTAGCCCTCCAGGGAAAATTTCGGGCTGTTATCATTTACATCTTCAACGTTAACAGTCAACAACCTCCAGAAAGATTTTTGTATGAGGCCCATGTCATACACAGTTATGTTAAGGAGGTACCGATCTGATCTTTCACGGTCCAGCGGCTGGTAAATGTATATTAATCCACTTTCCATGTCAATATTGAAACAGCTGTCAATATTCCCATCTGATATGGCATGCAGGACACGACCATTGAAGCCCGTGTCGCCATCGTTCGCAGTCACTTGAAGGACACTAGATCCCACGGGCATGTCTTCACGAACTGCAATATTTGATGGAAAGGATTCAAACTGAGGCGCGTGCCTATTGACAGAGAACAGGTCTGTGTAGCTCTCCTTCACTTTGGATTTACTTATGACAGTGGCTTTTTGGAGAAGTTTCTCAGCTAACTTTTGTGCAACTTTGGTGTCTTGACAACTGAAGCTCCTTGTCGAAATTCTACCTCTTACCAATGATATATTGACAAAGGTGGGTTCAGAGAGCAGCTCACCATCCGACGCAGATATTTTTAAGGCAAAATGTTCATTCTCGAGATTCCTCACAGTGAGCGCTCTTCTCAAAGTCAATATCCCAGAGTCTGGGTTGAGATTAAAGACATCCAGTTCGTTTCCAGACAGAATGATATATTTAACCAACCCAAGCTCATCAATGTCAACTGCGGACATGGTGATAATTGTCTGGCTCACGGGAAAGTCAAATCCTATCATACCTTTACATGACACGCGCTCAAAAAGAGGTCGGTTGTCATTGATATTCAACACTTGTACCGTGATGTTGACTTCATTTTCTCGTCTGTATGGCGTGCCCCAGTCGGAGGCCCTCACGGCGAACGTGTACGTCTCCAAAGATGTTTCAAAATCCAGTTCTTTAGATATTCTAAGCTCTCCAGTGTTTTGATCGATGATGAAGGGTAGTGACTGAAGGCTGGCTATGCTGTATGTTATGCAGCCATTCTCGCCTTTATCTTCATCCTCAGCAGATACTGTGAGAATGACAGTGCCGACAGGAACGCTCTCATTGACAAACACTTCAAAAGATGAGCtggtaaacactggggcgttgTCATTTGCATCTTCAATAGTGATTTGCACCTTGGCTGTCATGCCACTAACCGTCTCCATCACTTCTAATTCGAACAGCTCTTGAGTCAGTGTGGTTAATGGTTGTTTTGTTGAAATGACACCAGTCAGggtgtttatattaaaataaacagaatcTGAGGTCAGAACTAGACTGTAGCTGGCGACGGGTGGCCTTGGAGAGAGCCTCACAATCTCTATAATGGTCCCTGGTGGTGCAATCTCATTTATCATCGTGCTGTAAATCTCCTTTTCAAAGCTCACCTGCACAAACTCTGGCTTTTGCACTAAGAGCTGAACCGTTTGAGAGCTGGAGTGCCTCGGTGGCATTCCTCTGTCTTTTGCTTGAAAAGTAAGATTGCAGCCATAAGGAAATTTATCCCAGTTCACTGATTCAGACATCTTCAGCTTGTATTCATTTCCAAGCGGAGATCTATCAAGGACAAACTGCTCCTGCGGGTCACCTGCAATAATGGCAACCCAGTCGATTTCGCCATTAGCTCCCTCGTCCATATCTTTGACTGTGACAACGGCGTAAACCGGATCTTTGTCTGTTATTGAAGGGGAAAGCGCGACTACAGTCAACGTCGGTGCATACCGATTGATACGCACAATATTGATCACGAGCTTGGCTGTACTGCCCAAGCCACTATTTCCATAAACTTGATTGCCACGATCAACTGCTAAAACCTCAAGATCGAATCTGCTCATCTTATCTGCATTGGGTCTGGCTATAAGAGATACTACCCCACTTGTCGGGTGGACAGCAAACTCATCCACATCTTCTCTGAAGAAATAGTAAAACTCGCCATTGGAGCCGATGTCCGCATCGGTGGCAGTCACCTGAACTACGTTTGTTCCCAATGGAGTACTTTCCGGAACGTCAATATTATAGGAAGTGGGTGAGAATAGAGGTCGAAGGTCATTCATGTCCATGATTTGCACGTTCACTGTCACAAAAGCCTCTAGTCCGTCTTTGCCATCAGCTCTTACTGATAATGTATAATTATCTTGCACTTCGCGGTTCAGCATGGCACCCCCGTTAGTCCGTATGCGGAGAAAGCAAAAGTCTCCCAAAACGAATTCCTCAGCCTGAAACAGCCCCTCATCATCTCCGAATTCAATGGAATACTTGATTTCCCAAAAATCCAACTCGGATAGACCGATCCCCATTTTATCCTTGCTCCTAATGTACGTCCGAGCTGCGGAGTTCTCATAAATGGTGCCATTGTATATGGAGCTGGTAAATTGAAAGACGGACAATCCCGGTGCTGGCCCCTGTGGTTGCCCCCAACAAGGAAGCAAGTAAAGGAGCAATAAGGAGAAACTGGACAGGCGGATCCTCATACTGCCCCCGGGGCAGTTGTTTATAGCCATGCCATCATTCATTCAGCCTACAAATGAGAGAAAAATGCAGTAAACCAAAGCAATGCAGGGCATTCATCTTAAAGACATAACCTAACTCTCAAATAAATGTGATGGTACATATTTATTCAGAAGCCCTTGGCTGGCGTTTATTTATCCAGAAGCCCTTGGTTTGGATTAAAttgtcagaaaaaataaataaatacctgACCCTGTGCTCAGTGGGCTCAGTAATACCTTTTCACAAAATACTGAGCCTGTTACTGAAGACTTACAACAGCGTACAGCAGCACAAATACAGCATGATAACCAAAGTTATAGTTGATTTGATACACTACTATAGCCTACCTGTTACAGAAAATAGCAATAAATAAAAGTGATCTTAAAAAGTGGGCAACAAGCAAAAATGCGACTTTTACAGTTTCACAATCTGTGTGCTTCGTTTGAGGATGAAACAacaaaaatgctgtttaaataaaatactttaataatGTTCAAAACTATCctctttaataaacatatatGTGCACGAGCCCCCATCAATGATGCGATTGTAATCAAAGGAAACTTTAAATGCCGCCATGATTCAAACTGACAACTAATCAGTCTTTCGCCGGTTGTTAATGCACAAAAAAGATGTGAATGAGATCTTACCTCTAGCATTGAGAAAAAGAGATCTGCCAGTCAGATATCCAGGAGCCAGCACTGTGAAACATCCTTCACTTTGCAAACGGGACTACGCTGCCACTCACAGACTGTAATCAATGCAGCTCGCGCACCGCCTACAGCGCGCACACGAGTGAACATTATCCCGTGAATGCGCAAACGAAACCGATGTCACAAGAGAGGTTGCAGCTGTCCCATAGCAACAACAGGGTTTGATGCTTTACACTggtttcaaaaccttttagaaatatacactgtaaagcGCAAGCAAAACAAATTGTGCTATTTATTGTTCAACGCGTGCCCTATAtggttattttaaatttaaatagctTTGAAATTGTAACTTAGGTCGTAGATGTCAATACTTTATCATCTCTAAATTGTCTCTTGAACAAGCTTTGTGCGGCTTTTCTGATAATAGCTCGCGCTTGGTTGGTGCATACAAGCTCTGTGATACGACTATTCTAACTATTCTCGACATATTGCGAAAAGACACGAGTAGAGCCGAGGCTGCATACGAACAGTTGCGGAAAGTGACGAAAGATTCCGGAAGGGACCTCATGACGGGAAGCAGCGTTGAGCGGCTAGTAAAGACTTCAGATAATTCCTGAACCTCTCGAGCACGTTTGAGAAAtacttttgtgtttttgtaaacatcATGTCTGTGTTGTGTTATAACAAAGGTTGCGGGCAACGTTTTGATCCTGAGAACAATTCAGATGGTGAGACTTTAGAAAACATAAGTTAGCCGATTTGCTATAGATAGCAGGGTACATTTGAATAAGCAAACCAGTGATGTTTAAAAACCGTATGTCTGATTTACATTTATTGATAAAGATGtattatttaagaaacattatgATGTTTGTTTAAAGAGTGTCGTGTACATTTTATTGAAACGTTTGCTATTACAATAATTTTAAGGTTACCGATGTTTAAAGAGAACTGTCTTATATAATCAAAGTTTCTGAATTAGTGTCGGTGTGTTAAATTTTTCTTTtctaatatataatatatatatatatataaatttaaatatgTATTTGGTTTTAAAGATGCTAgaaacattcaaaatatttttggacTTTACCTACAAAGCTATATTTTGACATTGACTGTCATTTCCTCTCATATACAGATGCATGCACATACCATCCTGGAGTTCCAGTGTTTCATGATGCATTAAAGGTATGGAGATTGgattacatttatttacttaaaggaaaacaccaccgtttttaacattttactatgttcttacctcaacttagacaaatgtatacatacctatcttttttcaatgcatgcacttcaaCTTTgcacagcgcgttgtgaatttgttagcatttagcctagccccattcattccttaggatccaaacagggatggatttagaagccaccaaacacttaaatgttttcactatttataatttttacacaagtaaatatggtggcaaaaaataaaacgtggcgaagtggataaaaatgagaaacatactgtatggcggaagaacacttagtttgcagcacttggAAGCGTTTGGTAGTTTttaaatttatccctgtttggatcttaaggaatgaatgggactaggctaaatgctaatacattCACTCTGCACTGTGCATAGATGAAGCacacacattaaaaaatataggtatgtattaaaccatctaagttgaggtaagaacatagtaaaatataaaaaaactgtgtttttctttaataatGAGCTGCTTGTTGAGTTAAAACTATTTCTGTTCTGTGCTGTCTTTCAGGGTTGGTCTTGTTGTAAAAGACGAACAACTGATTTTTCGGATTTCCTCAGTATTGCTGTAAGTCCTACAGTACATTGAATATAAGGCATACTGTATTGCATGTTCTTATCAGCCCCTATGCAACCCATTACAGTTTTgtaaaattcacaataaaatcaGTTGTTCCCCCACACAGCGGCTTTccaaatttttttcatttagctATTATTGACACAGCATAATTTTCTGGAAAAATCTTTAGATTGACAACAGAACAAGGGATGTTTCATGTTTCACTGGCTTTTTGAATGAATAGATGTACTATAGGCAGTGACATCACTGCCTGCGAGTAACCTGACAAACTTCCAAATcccatttaaatgctgttttctgCACAGCTGGTTAATTGATATGCAAAGTAATGCATAAAAATAGAattttataataagcagatttatGATTAGTTTTTCGCataatttaaaaatgcactCATGGTTTGAATCATTGTAAAGGAGTTTGTCTGCCTTTTTGAATTGAACTGTCTTTTAGGGTTGCACGAAAGGTCCACATAATCAAGAGAAGCCCGCTGAGCCAGTCAAACCAGAGGTGAAATCCACTGCTGATAAGACTGCAAACGATAAACCAAAGTTTGATGAATGCATCATCCAAGCACCAAAACCTCTCGAATCAATCCAGCGACCAAGGTAGTCAGAACCTTCATCTGTGCATTAAAGCTACAATACCATAAAGAACAATGCATTCTTATTGATAGTCTTCCCAGCCAAAACCCTCTTTGTCACATCCTCTATAGGAGAAATGACAGCTGTTGTTATGGTCTTTGTAGTTCAGATGAGCCTTTCTCAACACTGCAGAAGAAGATTTCTCCTTCACTCAAACAGGCTTTAGAAAAGCTCAAATTAACAGATGAAAATGCACCGGTGGATAAAGGTAAGGACACCTCTCCACATCCTtcttgtgtgcatttgtgtcTTTCGTTTTCTCTTTATATCTGTCGTTATTTTCTGATGCAttttactttctttttttattattatagaaGAGGAGAGTGATGAAATTAAGATAGGGACGTCTTGTAAAAATGGAGGCTGCGGTAAGGTACTGTATCCTCTTCTGTTCATGGTACACTTAAGTTTCTTTAGTCTGTCATTAAAAAAAGGTTTCTTATTTGTAAAGCACTGAATCGAAAAATTATTGTCTGTACTCCGTTTCagaaagttgtgttttttggcaCACACAATATTAATGCGGAAAACTGAACACagtgatttttctttttaactATAACTTTCTTTAAATAACTTATTCTTGTATCTGTACATCTGTGTAACTACTATGCATTTCATTGTGATCGTCTCTTTCTGAGTGTAATGCATAAGCATACACAATTTGTTTGTGAATAAGTAATGATCTTTTTTAATTAGCCAGTATCTTGCCCGTCTATCGCTTCTGGGGAAACCGCAAACACAaatatttgttcattttaattatttgaatTTTGCCACGGACTGTTCATACACAATTTGGAAACGCAGATGTAAACAGAATATGTGATCGCTTTTCGATTTGGACCGTCATCCTCATCTGGATTCACCCACCGCCACCGACTTGATATGCAAGATAGTGTGCATATGCCATCAAACAAGAGCTGTTTACTGGCAAGATAGCATCTGTCAATGTTTAGCCTACATTAAAGATGAATAAATCAGCATAATTTCACATGCACGCTGCTTTGTCTATGTGTCAAAGATTCTTTTATCTGATGTTAAATTAACGATTTCCATCCATATTTTCTTTATTGGCTGACATTTCGGTACATCCCTAATATACGTTATTCTGTTTCACAGACGTTCAGCGGACCAGCCAGTGATGATGAGATGTGCTTGTATCACGCCGGTGTACCTATCTTCCATGAAGGGTAAATTAGCTGCTGATCAAAATTTAATACTACTAGAAAAGTTTTGCCTGAGCAATCTCTGATATATCACGTCCGTGGAGTCTGCAATTAAGTGCTTCTTTTTTATCAATTTCCATGAAGGAATGAAATACTGGAGCTGCTGTAAGAGGAAAACCTCAGACTTCAACACTTTTCTGTCTCAGGAGGGCTGTACCAATGGAAAGCATCAGTGGAGAAAGAAAGATACAGTAGGTTTcccttttcatttttattggaGACACGAACTATTACCGTTTTCGAATTATTACAGTACCGCTAATTCCTCAAAGGCACTGCATTTCCATGCCTCTAAATGGCTCATCATATAAGTAAACCAATCTTGTTGTTAATTGTGGGGTTTTGTTCATATGTATGTACAGGGAAAGAAGGTTGTGCCGTGCCGGTTTGACTGgcaccaaacaggaagtcaggtCATCATTTCCATTTATGCCAAAAATTCAATACCGGAACTGAGCTCGGTGGAAGGGAACAGCACTGTGGTGAGTAGATGTGCCATAACGTTTGTTGTCCAACGTACAAATAGTTGACGATTGTGATTGCTAATAGTCGAGTTTAATgatgcttttccattgcatagtactccacggtttgggtcagcttacttttgggggcttttccactgggtgcaatACGTAGTAGccgatacttttttagtaccaccttgcTTGGGCTTCCAGGCTATCCGAGCTAATAACAAAACGTGATATGAatacactgtagatcactgataggtctgagagaatcgtcactaccagcggcatcgctataatgtataagattagctttaccttcatgctagcttgcactGTCTCGAGTAAACATGTTGTCATTTGTGCtttgctataagttcccaaactcccttttagcgatgaaaaacatccacaggttgagaatcttaccattacagttttttttttccaaacttgcagtttgtggcggcacattcgcaacGCGCACGTCCGCATATAAGCTTTAATGTAACTTAAATGAGGATCAGAGGAGCATCgactgacgccatgggtgtttgtacagaaaatttcatgtgatacagaggtagtgataaacgcgatgtgcaaacatttatttgtggtggtcaattttaattttgtgggagactgagaaataaataaatgtatggggatgtacaacaacgctctcacttgtatgatgtcacagcagtaggcagagCAAATATAACAACATGCCTATaatagggctgaaacgattcatcgagttactcgatttactcgattcaaaaaattcctcgaggcaaaaattctgcctcgaagcctcgttaaattcctatgacgcgcactacacgcgccgagatctgattcacacggaccgttgttcaatgttcaggaagcacatcatagcgcgtggtacattttgaatttagttggcgtgatggcggagcgaatatgtccataaacggcagagagagaatgtttaaagtttgggatcattacattcagcatctgaaccaaaaacatccactgctgtttcaccaagcgtcgatgaaacaaggtaacatagctttcgctgattttaatcccatactgtatttgtagcaatgtcgttatgcggtttgactagatatgatgtttagctttgatgttttcgtattcacgttcaattgcttaaaaaagaaccccttcacaaacacgcatgcactttacaggtgtgtgtaccaaaaaaacGGCTCTACAGTGCAATcatttatgggcaacttgtaatctgacatattttgttccataataataatctctgtcttattggagtttagcataaggaagttattctctctccCGCGagtgcatcacatatgcttaaacttttatgtagccacgcaacaataatttcagcatgcattcactgtatacagcgggacgtgatgtcGTAACGCGTttttttcgaacggattcttaacctaaaatgcaccgcaatgcaagtgatgcaaaccaaatccagcgttctattgaaaaggaatgtatgtttttctgccgtaccaaaatgcaatgaagcaactgaacgtctgactggggtgtcactcttcgtCAAGCACAGCACGCGTGCACACAGAAACACAGGTGCACgtgtgcgcgcacacacacaagttgttaccatagcaaataggctcaccccagaaatgatatattacatgttagtagcctaatggtaaatgctgcaggtgtagaaatgtacataaaccagatatttactttgatgtcagtgctagattacagcatgaaacctgttatgcatattaataaattaaagtgcttaattgttggcactggcacttataaacttTGAAAttaataggcttattttttggagccaaatacctcagttttttttagaaataaaagccaaatgcttgaacattttacagccacgtcattttcgttatgcattatttgttttggttgtttaaaaacacaaacaaaatttttatccgattactcgattaatcgatcgattcagtgctagattaatcgattacaaaaagaatcgatagctgcagccctagcctataatccctcccactttgaagtgttactaaactcgatggaaaagctaatcaagccaaagtgaggtgagctgacccgac contains the following coding sequences:
- the chordc1b gene encoding cysteine and histidine-rich domain-containing protein 1; this encodes MSVLCYNKGCGQRFDPENNSDDACTYHPGVPVFHDALKGWSCCKRRTTDFSDFLSIAGCTKGPHNQEKPAEPVKPEVKSTADKTANDKPKFDECIIQAPKPLESIQRPSSDEPFSTLQKKISPSLKQALEKLKLTDENAPVDKEEESDEIKIGTSCKNGGCGKTFSGPASDDEMCLYHAGVPIFHEGMKYWSCCKRKTSDFNTFLSQEGCTNGKHQWRKKDTGKKVVPCRFDWHQTGSQVIISIYAKNSIPELSSVEGNSTVLKIHILFEGEKEFEQQISLWGVIDTSKSFVNMMAAKIEIMLKKAEPMSWARLDLPPVVPPKKEEKVIDSEDECDD